One window from the genome of Xenorhabdus bovienii SS-2004 encodes:
- the gpt gene encoding xanthine phosphoribosyltransferase → MSEKYVVTWDMLQMHARKLAQRLLPVEQWKGIIAVSRGGLVPGALLARELGIRHVDTVCISSYDHDNQRELTVVKKAEGDGEGFIVVDDLVDTGGTAQAIRNMYPKAHFVTIFAKPAGRPLVDDYVIDIPQDTWIEQPWDMGVMFIPPICNKP, encoded by the coding sequence ATGAGCGAAAAATATGTTGTAACGTGGGATATGTTGCAAATGCATGCCCGTAAATTAGCACAACGTTTACTTCCTGTAGAACAATGGAAAGGCATTATTGCCGTTAGCCGTGGTGGGCTTGTACCGGGTGCATTGCTGGCGCGTGAACTGGGGATTCGTCATGTCGATACTGTCTGTATTTCCAGCTATGACCATGATAATCAGCGTGAATTGACAGTCGTTAAAAAAGCGGAAGGTGACGGAGAAGGTTTTATCGTTGTCGATGATTTGGTTGATACCGGAGGTACAGCGCAGGCAATTCGTAACATGTATCCTAAAGCGCATTTCGTGACTATTTTCGCTAAACCGGCTGGCCGTCCTTTAGTGGATGATTATGTGATCGATATTCCGCAAGATACATGGATCGAACAACCATGGGATATGGGTGTGATGTTCATTCCACCTATTTGTAATAAGCCGTAA
- the pepD gene encoding beta-Ala-His dipeptidase yields the protein MSALSTLSPQPLWDIFAQICSIPHPSHHEEALAFHIIEWAKSKNFHVERDEAGNILLRKPATKGMENRQSVVLQAHLDMVPQKNNDTQHDFTKDPIRTYIDGDWVTAEGTTLGADNGIGMASALAVLADESVKHGPLEVLLTMTEESGMDGAFGLRSGWLQADVLINTDSEEEGEIYMGCAGGINFVSTLLLSRETLPTGYQTLQLTIKGLKGGHSGGDIHLGLGNANKLLARFLAAHSDELNLKLIDFQGGTLRNAIPREGSTVIAIPTTQLEKLHQLKDDYLDTLRNEYAVVEANLIVLLDEIETSSQALTTDCQTRFLSMLNTIPNGVIRMSDVAEGVVETSLNVGVVTMEEDKVEIICLIRSLIDSGKAYVVDMLNSLAKLADAETATSGNYPGWQPDANSPVMHLVRETYQQLFDKIPNIMVIHAGLECGLFKKPYPDMDMVSIGPTIRGAHSPDEKVHIKSVGQYWQLLTAILKAIPVKE from the coding sequence GTGTCCGCATTATCAACATTATCCCCTCAACCATTATGGGATATTTTTGCCCAGATTTGTTCCATCCCTCATCCGTCCCATCACGAGGAAGCACTCGCGTTCCATATCATTGAATGGGCCAAGAGCAAAAATTTTCATGTCGAACGGGATGAAGCCGGTAATATTCTGCTCAGAAAACCAGCCACAAAAGGTATGGAAAACCGCCAGTCAGTCGTGCTTCAGGCTCACCTTGATATGGTGCCTCAGAAAAACAATGATACACAACACGACTTCACAAAAGATCCTATCCGTACTTATATTGATGGTGACTGGGTAACTGCTGAAGGTACAACACTGGGCGCTGATAACGGCATCGGTATGGCTTCTGCTCTGGCAGTACTGGCAGATGAATCCGTCAAACACGGCCCACTGGAAGTTTTACTGACTATGACTGAAGAATCCGGCATGGATGGCGCATTCGGACTGCGATCAGGCTGGTTACAGGCTGATGTTCTGATCAATACCGATTCAGAAGAAGAAGGCGAAATTTACATGGGCTGCGCAGGCGGCATTAATTTTGTCTCAACCCTGCTACTTTCCCGCGAAACATTGCCTACGGGTTACCAAACCTTGCAACTGACGATTAAGGGATTAAAAGGCGGCCATTCTGGTGGTGATATTCATTTGGGATTGGGCAACGCCAACAAATTGCTGGCACGTTTCCTCGCCGCACATTCAGATGAATTGAATCTAAAATTGATTGATTTCCAAGGAGGAACTCTGCGTAATGCGATCCCTCGCGAAGGTTCTACCGTCATTGCAATTCCGACAACTCAGCTCGAAAAACTGCACCAATTGAAAGATGACTATCTGGATACGTTGAGAAACGAATATGCGGTCGTTGAAGCAAATTTGATCGTCCTATTGGATGAAATCGAAACTTCCTCACAGGCACTCACTACAGATTGCCAGACTCGTTTCCTATCCATGTTGAATACCATACCTAATGGTGTTATCCGTATGAGCGATGTTGCTGAAGGCGTAGTTGAAACTTCCCTGAACGTAGGCGTTGTCACTATGGAAGAAGATAAAGTCGAGATTATCTGCCTGATCCGTTCATTGATCGACAGTGGCAAGGCTTACGTTGTTGATATGCTAAATTCTCTGGCAAAACTGGCAGATGCAGAAACAGCAACCAGTGGCAACTATCCAGGCTGGCAGCCAGATGCCAACTCGCCAGTCATGCATTTAGTTCGTGAAACCTATCAGCAATTATTCGACAAGATCCCCAATATTATGGTGATCCACGCAGGTCTGGAATGTGGTCTGTTCAAAAAACCGTATCCGGATATGGACATGGTTTCCATTGGCCCAACCATTCGTGGCGCCCATTCGCCTGATGAAAAAGTTCACATCAAGAGCGTTGGTCAATACTGGCAGTTGTTAACCGCTATCCTAAAAGCGATCCCGGTTAAAGAGTAA
- the dinB gene encoding DNA polymerase IV — MRKIIHIDMDCFFAAIEMRDNPSLRDIPIAVGGSADRRGVISTANYPARLFGVRSAMSTAMALKLCPQLKVIPGRMASYKEVSQHIRQIFSRYTELIEPLSLDEAYLDVTDCQHCHGSATLIAQQIRQVIFDELQLTASAGVAPIRFLAKIASDINKPNGQYVISPEQVEVFVKSLPLRKIPGVGKVTSKRLSDMGLETCADVQNYDKVALIKKLGKFGLALWERSHGIDDRQISPDRLRKSVGVEKTLAQDIHEWRDCVELIEKLYPELEKRLGKVKPDLRIARQGIKLKFDDFQLTTQEHIHPLLDKSDLIQVAKQAWEIRREGRGVRLVGLHVTLQNPQLERQLLLEW, encoded by the coding sequence ATGCGCAAAATTATTCATATTGATATGGACTGCTTTTTTGCTGCCATTGAAATGCGGGATAATCCATCACTCCGCGATATCCCCATTGCTGTTGGCGGTAGCGCTGATAGACGAGGGGTGATCAGCACGGCAAATTATCCTGCCCGCCTTTTTGGCGTACGCAGTGCTATGTCCACTGCAATGGCATTGAAACTTTGTCCTCAATTGAAAGTCATACCGGGGCGAATGGCGTCCTACAAAGAAGTTTCTCAGCATATCCGCCAGATTTTTTCCCGTTACACTGAACTGATTGAACCGCTTTCACTGGATGAAGCCTATTTGGATGTGACGGACTGTCAACATTGCCACGGCTCGGCGACGTTGATCGCCCAACAGATCCGTCAGGTGATTTTTGATGAATTGCAACTGACAGCCTCTGCTGGCGTTGCACCTATCAGATTTCTGGCAAAAATTGCGTCTGATATCAATAAACCTAACGGGCAATATGTTATTTCCCCTGAACAGGTTGAGGTATTCGTCAAGTCATTGCCATTACGCAAAATTCCAGGAGTGGGAAAAGTCACATCCAAGCGTCTATCTGATATGGGATTGGAGACTTGTGCTGATGTACAAAACTATGACAAGGTTGCGTTGATTAAAAAATTGGGGAAATTTGGGCTGGCACTTTGGGAGCGCAGTCATGGTATTGATGACCGGCAAATCAGTCCCGATCGCTTACGTAAGTCTGTTGGTGTAGAAAAAACATTGGCACAGGATATTCATGAGTGGCGTGATTGTGTTGAACTCATCGAAAAACTTTACCCAGAATTGGAAAAACGTTTAGGCAAGGTAAAACCTGATCTCCGCATTGCCCGTCAGGGTATCAAATTAAAATTTGATGATTTTCAATTGACGACACAGGAACATATTCACCCATTATTGGATAAATCGGATCTGATTCAGGTGGCAAAACAGGCTTGGGAAATTCGCAGAGAAGGGAGGGGCGTGCGGTTGGTTGGGCTGCATGTGACGTTACAGAATCCTCAATTGGAACGGCAATTATTACTGGAGTGGTAA
- a CDS encoding Cmx/CmrA family chloramphenicol efflux MFS transporter produces MSITNIMPSKIPISVYLLGLSLFAMGSSEFLIAGVLPKIAEDLQVSLPSAGMLISAFAVGVLFGAPSLAVATLRWPRRATLLLSQALFVAATAIGMLSPDYWPLLIARVVSGIAYAGFWAVAATTAVNLVTQDRTARALAVVVSGLSLAMVVGGPLGTVISDIAGWRAGFWAVAAATSVTAIALWFMLPEIQPGQGEAPVLDTELKTMAQPKLWVAYTTTMLTTAAYMATFGYLGALLIDISKLAVVWVPAVLALFGIGAFIGLTIGGRTADKYPFKTLMIGTLGIIVSSIALTFLAENVITTCLVFLLGVSGFVVNPAVMNRVYTIAANAPTLAGATNVSAFQLGITLAPLLAGFAIGAGYGLSSVAGVGALLAIIALVPILIDARLHHKNCHND; encoded by the coding sequence ATGTCTATTACGAATATTATGCCATCTAAAATCCCCATCAGCGTGTATCTCTTGGGCTTAAGTCTGTTTGCGATGGGAAGTTCAGAGTTTTTAATCGCAGGTGTGCTGCCAAAAATTGCTGAGGATCTGCAAGTCTCGTTACCCTCTGCGGGGATGTTAATTTCTGCATTTGCCGTTGGTGTTCTGTTCGGAGCGCCCTCGCTGGCTGTAGCAACATTGCGTTGGCCCAGACGAGCAACATTATTGTTGAGTCAGGCTCTGTTTGTTGCCGCTACCGCCATTGGGATGTTGTCGCCCGATTATTGGCCGTTATTGATTGCCCGCGTTGTCAGTGGTATCGCTTACGCTGGATTTTGGGCAGTCGCTGCGACGACAGCAGTTAATTTAGTAACCCAGGATCGCACGGCAAGGGCATTGGCCGTGGTTGTCAGCGGATTGAGTCTGGCGATGGTAGTGGGCGGGCCATTAGGAACGGTGATTAGTGATATAGCGGGGTGGCGTGCCGGTTTCTGGGCGGTTGCCGCAGCAACATCAGTCACGGCAATAGCATTGTGGTTTATGTTGCCGGAGATACAACCGGGTCAGGGAGAGGCTCCGGTATTAGATACGGAATTAAAAACCATGGCACAACCGAAATTATGGGTAGCTTATACCACTACTATGCTGACAACCGCCGCTTATATGGCGACATTCGGCTATTTGGGGGCATTATTGATTGATATCAGCAAGCTGGCGGTGGTTTGGGTTCCTGCGGTGCTTGCACTGTTTGGTATCGGTGCTTTTATCGGATTGACTATAGGTGGGCGGACAGCAGACAAATATCCATTCAAGACGCTGATGATTGGCACTCTTGGTATCATTGTGTCTTCTATTGCGTTGACTTTTTTAGCTGAAAACGTGATCACAACTTGTCTGGTATTTCTGCTCGGAGTGTCTGGTTTCGTTGTTAACCCTGCCGTCATGAACCGGGTCTATACCATTGCCGCAAATGCGCCGACACTGGCAGGTGCAACTAATGTATCCGCTTTCCAGCTCGGGATTACATTAGCCCCCTTGCTGGCTGGCTTTGCAATCGGGGCAGGCTACGGCTTATCTTCTGTGGCTGGAGTGGGAGCATTACTGGCAATTATTGCACTTGTCCCAATACTGATTGACGCGCGTTTACACCATAAAAATTGTCACAACGATTAA